Genomic segment of Salvia hispanica cultivar TCC Black 2014 chromosome 2, UniMelb_Shisp_WGS_1.0, whole genome shotgun sequence:
AGATTAATCAAGAATACATAAAACAGAGCACCAAAGAGGCCAAGACAcaccaaatgaaaaaattatactactactagtaaaaAAGTGTGCAAATAAAAGGTGTTGAAATTGGCCATATGCGTAACACTCTGatcatatgaataaaaatatctactTCTAGCCAAATTTGCCTTTCAATTCAACCTATTCCTGTTTTCttcttaaatttaatttcgaaatatatagtactatctGTTTGCAAAAGATAAGTCAAAAACCTACTAGTAAATTATTAGTTTGTTTTAGGAGgttatgacaattttttttaaatttgaatagaCAATACGTACcgtaattttatctttatcttcTTTTAAGCAAGGGACAAATTGTAGTGAGCCATATAGTTAGATGAAAATCtaaatctaattttatgtcttgtaataataataataatttttgagCTACGTACaatataagtaaaaattatagaataaaaagtagaaacaattaatattgaatatttttcaattttaaatgattttattaatttgatcaagttatatgaattatatttttaaaattttaatttataaataatatttaccaatttttccattttagcaatttaatacttaataggtaattattctaaataaatgtaagtaaaaataacattttactTGTGTTTCGGAgaaaaataggagtagtaaGTAAATCTGTGAATCTATCTTCCTATGCGTAACGAATGTATTGTTGATGTCAAAGAAAAATTGCATCAccaaaattagtagtatttttttttatttattaaccCATTTAAAAAACAGAGATATAGGTTTTCCTCTTCTGATTTAAAATATCGTTGGTGTCTGTGGCAGCAAATGGAGCTCCGCGCCTTGAACCCTCCATTCTCTATCGGTAATCTCGCTTTCCAtccaattttcataatttcaattcTGATTCTCTGAGTTTGAGTTGAGCTGTGTGGATTATTTTCAGTTTCAACcgagtttaatttttttggattactAACATTTACATAGATTACAAAGATAATGATGTTAGTCCTCACGATTGTGAGGTGCGTGGAAATTCGCAAGACCAGACTAAGAATCACTGTGTTATTATGTTATAAGAAGTTTAGTTTCGAAGAAAGTTCTAGAAAATTTGATGGAAAAAGGAAGAAGGATaagaaattttggattttagaTTGACGAAGCAGTAATGGTGCAAGCACTGAGttttgttttaacttttaatagtagtaagtGTTGGTGTGTGGTTCCTGTCCTACATCGACTTGGAAATGATTATGTCTCCGCTGCATAAGTTTGGATAACCTGgtcttttaaggggtgagtggccaatttcttcaaatttcatgATCATTATAGACTTTTATGGTTATTTGATCCTTTATCCTTATGTGAAACATGATATTTGAGCAAGTCTTTTCAGGTTCCTTATATTTGAAACCtgtttatgtatttttcatGATGCTTTGTGTCATATTCATCCTGGCAGGAAATGTTTTCTGTCCGATTATGTCTCGTGTGTGTTGGTTGAGGAAGCATTACATCTATGGGAATGGATATGTGGAGAAAAATGTGAAGCCTATACGAGCATATTCCCAACGAACGAAAAGGAGTTATGTTTGTTGTTCTAGTAATCCAcaaatcaatcattttttacCTTCTGAAACAGAGCTGCTCAATGGCAAAGTCATATACTCTGTCGCTGCTGCCATGGGCCATAACAAGGTATGTAGAccgtgttttttttttttgcatggAGGAGTTCTATTTGAGACACGAGCCTTTTTAcaaaacttttttattagcCGTTTGGATACCGTTTAAGTTATCTTATGATCTGTCACCTTTTTAGGTCTGgatcttatattttattttagggtGTTGGGCATACGGGTGGTGGATGTTGTCACTGCACTTGTTTATATGGTTTATGCTATTTATTATATGTGGAGAATGAAATAGAGAAGTTTGCATTTCTGTTAGGCTGTTTAGATGTTGCCATTGGTTTATCATTTGCCAATCACTGACAAATCTTATGTACGTGAGTTGAAGTCTTCTCACTTGCATTTGCAATTCTAAAATactttgaaataatttttagcAAACTCTAAGTCCTGGTTTGGCTAACTTTTAAATGTCAAACCTTAGAAGTAAAAACATGCTAGAAGAAGTATATATTGACATGACTTAGTGTCCTAGTCGTATACTAAAATCTTCCTTCTGGTACTTTCTGTTAGCTCTCTGACCAGTTCAACTGGTGCTTTGTTGAGCATACGGCTTCTTTCCTACTGACAAATTTATCCAGATTCCTTGACCAAAATTAGCAGTTTTTGTATTACCTTTTTATACTTCTATATTGAAATTGTTTTTAGATTTCTAGTATCTTACTCAAATGCGAGACCTTTTCAGTTGATCCTGTCTTCTTATCAATTCTGTCAGGAGGCACACCCTGAATGTAATTCTAGAGTTCCTGCAATCACCGATGCTCTTGAAAAGATGAAGCTGACTACAGAGGTAAGGAGGCATGACTGATAATGCAATCAGTTAATTGTGGCCATTGTGATTTGTGAGATAGCTTGATTTGATTCTCAAAAtctgttttataataaatcaaGGTCTACATGATCTTGTTGAGAGTATCCAAGTTCTATATGATCTTGTTGAGAGTATCCAAAAtcatcttaattaatatactttaCACGTAAAGGCTGCAACTGAGTATTTGATAATAAATGTGTTGTAATTACTTTATTGATCAGACCCATGAATCTGCTGTAATATAATCACTGTCGAACCAATATTTTGCTATTGGATTTGCTCTAGTGCTCCATGTACCCAAACATAGAATGGTGGTGCTGCAGCAAACATTAAGGTGCTTCCTTGAGAGGTCATGACAAACTGTATGCAAGCATCTTGTTGGTGTTTGACTTGTTCTATAGTGGGGGTTGATCTATGTCACAATCAACATAATAAACTGGGAAGGCTTGACTGACAAAATATACTTGTCTTATTGCAAAGAGTTtctttaaatttgtagtgctactcttcacaaaataacatcatactcTCTTGTCCATATCTTATCGTATGGTCCAGTTCCGGGGCATGGAGATCATCAAACTCGAAAAATTCAAACCTGCTAAAGTTGAAGATATAGCTAGGGTCCATGAAGGAGCTTATGTATCAGGACTTGAAAAGGTATATTACACTGACACAATACACATTTGTAATCATCAATAGCCCTAAGTTGGCTTTTTACATTAATGTGAATATCTGTATCACATAAATCACATTGTTTTGCTAACTCTTCTAAtaaccttttctttttaaccCTGTAGTCGATGCTTCTTCCAGTTCCAATTCAGTATTTCGACATTTGCTcatacattttatttctttaattgcCTTAAATTAATCATTGATCTGGGACTAGTTTggcttaaaaataaaataaaatgtaaaagttaAAAACTGAGTGATAAAAGTATTAACTCAGTTCAGTTTTTTCCTGTTTGCAGTTGCATCCTTAATTGCTGATAAATCTAGCATGAGGCTTATCAAAATTGCTCGAGTGGATTCACTTAGGCTGGACTTCAgctcttttctttttcgaaAATAAAACTCCCTCAGTCCCTCAAACCCCTGcccattttgcaattttagtTTGTGCCGTAAAACATTGCCCATTCCAGTTTCGGTTTATTTTCTCCTTACCATATAAACTTATTTACATAAAAACCAAGCCCTTACATAACACCTATGCAATTGtctaacatttattaaaacccgtgtcaaaAAGAAACGGACAGTGTTTGAAGAACAGATGGAGTAGGAGTACCATTTTATTAGACATGTTCCACAAGATCAcgtgtttttcattttgtgcTCATCTGCAACTTGCTTATGCTCTATAGGCAATGGACCAGGCTTCGGAGCAAGGCTTAATTCTGATAGAAGGCTCTGGGCCTACTTATGCTACTTCCACGGTGAGGAACACTATTGGAAACACTTGACTTTTATTACGTTCCAGCTTTTGTTAACTAATGGAGTATTTTAGATGACATTCCATTTCCCTTTAGAAAGACATTCTAATATAATAAGGTAGAATAGCCATGCCACTCATCTGCTTCGCTTGTGTTTTCCgtttatttgttttccttttgGTTCTTGGCACTGTGGAGCTGTGTTGGGTCTTGATTATTTGGTACTGTATATGTACATTTTATCAATATACTGTATTAACTAGTTTCTTTTGGTTTTTGGGATTTTATGTTTATAGACCTTCCAGGAGTCGCTGTTGGCAGCTGGAGCAGGAATTTCATTGGTGGATGCAGTGGTGATGTCTCATTCTAAGACGTTAGTCACTTAATGATTAACCTTCttgttaaaattttctaatgtTTTGCTTTCTCAGTTGATGGTATGTATACGTTCACCCATTCGAACTTGACCAATCCTAGAACTGATAATATAGGTAGCAGCATCTAAGATTAGGAAAGATCCTCCAGTTGGTTTTGCTTTAGTACGACCACCCGGCCATCATGCCGTTCCAACAGGACCCATGGGATTTTGTGTCTTTGGTAATGTGGCTATTGCCGCTCGCTATGCTCAACGCGCCCATGGATTGAAGCGGGTGTTCATAATTGATTTTGATGTGCACCATGGGAATGGAACCAATGATGCCTTCTATGATGATCCTGATATATATTTCCTCTCCACTCACCAGGTAAGCCCATTTTATATTGATACGATGACATTCTTCGTGCTTCAATGCCTTGTGTTTTGACCTCAACGTAGGATGGGAGCTACCCTGGAACTGGCAGGATAAATCAGATCGGTAGAGGGGATGGTGAAGGAGCGACCCTCAATCTGCCTTTGCCAGGAGGATCAGGCGACAGAGCCATAAGAGATGTCTTTGATGAAGTCATCGCACCATGTGCTCAGAGGTTCAAGCCCGATATAATCCTCGTTTCAGCAGGGTAAGTTCTCATGCAACTAAGAAGTTTCTTTCCCTTCCAACATGGAACATGACGCCTCATTGTTAAACGGTAATTTTGTTCTCATATCTGCCAATGAACGTATCCAGATACGATGCGCATGTGTTGGACCCACTAGCGAACCTGCAGTTCACGACCGCCACATATTACATGCTAGCTTCAAGCATTCAGCAACTCGCGAGAGATTTGTGTGGTGGCCGATGTGTCTTCTTCCTGGAAGGAGGTTACAACCTCTCTTCTCTTTCGAATTCTGTTGCAGACTCATTTCGTGCATTTCTCGGGGAGCCTAGCCTGGCTGCAGAGTTCGATAACCCTGCATTCTTATACGAAGA
This window contains:
- the LOC125203387 gene encoding histone deacetylase 14, chloroplastic isoform X1 yields the protein MELRALNPPFSIGNVFCPIMSRVCWLRKHYIYGNGYVEKNVKPIRAYSQRTKRSYVCCSSNPQINHFLPSETELLNGKVIYSVAAAMGHNKEAHPECNSRVPAITDALEKMKLTTEFRGMEIIKLEKFKPAKVEDIARVHEGAYVSGLEKAMDQASEQGLILIEGSGPTYATSTTFQESLLAAGAGISLVDAVVAASKIRKDPPVGFALVRPPGHHAVPTGPMGFCVFGNVAIAARYAQRAHGLKRVFIIDFDVHHGNGTNDAFYDDPDIYFLSTHQDGSYPGTGRINQIGRGDGEGATLNLPLPGGSGDRAIRDVFDEVIAPCAQRFKPDIILVSAGYDAHVLDPLANLQFTTATYYMLASSIQQLARDLCGGRCVFFLEGGYNLSSLSNSVADSFRAFLGEPSLAAEFDNPAFLYEEPSRKVKEAIQRVKHIHSL
- the LOC125203387 gene encoding histone deacetylase 14, chloroplastic isoform X3, translated to MELRALNPPFSIELLNGKVIYSVAAAMGHNKEAHPECNSRVPAITDALEKMKLTTEFRGMEIIKLEKFKPAKVEDIARVHEGAYVSGLEKAMDQASEQGLILIEGSGPTYATSTTFQESLLAAGAGISLVDAVVAASKIRKDPPVGFALVRPPGHHAVPTGPMGFCVFGNVAIAARYAQRAHGLKRVFIIDFDVHHGNGTNDAFYDDPDIYFLSTHQDGSYPGTGRINQIGRGDGEGATLNLPLPGGSGDRAIRDVFDEVIAPCAQRFKPDIILVSAGYDAHVLDPLANLQFTTATYYMLASSIQQLARDLCGGRCVFFLEGGYNLSSLSNSVADSFRAFLGEPSLAAEFDNPAFLYEEPSRKVKEAIQRVKHIHSL
- the LOC125203387 gene encoding histone deacetylase 14, chloroplastic isoform X2 yields the protein MSRVCWLRKHYIYGNGYVEKNVKPIRAYSQRTKRSYVCCSSNPQINHFLPSETELLNGKVIYSVAAAMGHNKEAHPECNSRVPAITDALEKMKLTTEFRGMEIIKLEKFKPAKVEDIARVHEGAYVSGLEKAMDQASEQGLILIEGSGPTYATSTTFQESLLAAGAGISLVDAVVAASKIRKDPPVGFALVRPPGHHAVPTGPMGFCVFGNVAIAARYAQRAHGLKRVFIIDFDVHHGNGTNDAFYDDPDIYFLSTHQDGSYPGTGRINQIGRGDGEGATLNLPLPGGSGDRAIRDVFDEVIAPCAQRFKPDIILVSAGYDAHVLDPLANLQFTTATYYMLASSIQQLARDLCGGRCVFFLEGGYNLSSLSNSVADSFRAFLGEPSLAAEFDNPAFLYEEPSRKVKEAIQRVKHIHSL